A portion of the Leptotrichia trevisanii DSM 22070 genome contains these proteins:
- a CDS encoding branched-chain amino acid transaminase, translated as MAKAEFMKFAYFDKEIVEFEKATVSIATHSLQYGTTCFGGIRGYYRNGKVAIFRLKDHYIRLMNASKMLGFEYFITWDEFKDIVTELVKKNDVKEDFYMRPFIFCKEPRLSPKKAGLDFDLAIYMLPLADYVSSEGGLDLMSSTYRKYNDSSIPTKAKAGGSYINSFLATSDAQRNGYDDALMFDDAGNVVEVSVANIILVYRDQIIIPDTGNAALEGITVRSALELLEHNGYKITRGKIDRSMVFSADELLVTGTAMKITYAESLDRRPIGQLDFNAKPEAGKFHKLLKSEYEKVINGEHELSSEWLFIVE; from the coding sequence ATGGCAAAGGCAGAATTTATGAAATTTGCATATTTCGATAAAGAAATAGTGGAATTTGAAAAAGCGACAGTTAGTATTGCAACACACAGTTTACAATATGGAACAACTTGTTTTGGTGGAATCAGAGGATATTACAGAAATGGGAAAGTAGCAATTTTTAGACTGAAAGATCACTACATTAGGCTAATGAATGCATCAAAAATGCTAGGATTTGAATATTTCATTACTTGGGATGAATTTAAGGATATTGTTACAGAATTAGTTAAGAAGAATGATGTAAAAGAAGACTTTTATATGCGTCCATTCATTTTCTGTAAAGAGCCTAGATTATCACCTAAGAAGGCAGGGTTAGACTTTGATTTAGCGATTTATATGTTACCGCTTGCAGATTATGTAAGTTCAGAAGGTGGATTAGACCTAATGAGTTCAACTTATAGAAAATACAACGATTCATCAATTCCAACAAAGGCAAAAGCAGGAGGTTCATACATTAACTCATTCCTTGCGACAAGTGATGCTCAAAGAAATGGTTATGATGACGCATTGATGTTTGATGATGCAGGAAATGTGGTGGAAGTATCAGTTGCAAATATAATTCTTGTTTACAGAGATCAAATAATAATCCCTGATACTGGAAATGCGGCTCTTGAAGGAATTACAGTAAGATCAGCATTGGAATTGCTTGAACACAATGGATATAAAATAACTCGTGGAAAAATTGACAGATCAATGGTTTTCTCAGCTGATGAGTTATTGGTAACAGGAACAGCAATGAAAATCACTTATGCAGAATCATTGGACAGACGTCCTATCGGACAACTGGACTTTAATGCAAAACCAGAAGCTGGTAAATTTCATAAATTATTAAAATCAGAATATGAAAAAGTAATCAATGGAGAACATGAATTGTCTTCTGAATGGTTATTTATCGTAGAATAA
- a CDS encoding tetratricopeptide repeat protein, which yields MENIEFESFDNIENDDSGRLYEMGKSYYDSGSDILAEKYLKEAAKSGSRKAFLILADIYLKYDKLNLAEKYLKKIADGGDFELQDKLGTVYKRKSNFELAEYYYKLAINNGNQKSQYNLGKLYYQYKKKNLAIDYLKPVADERDQEAQVLLAKIYYDNGQVELAEEYLHKAKDNGESYYLLGKLYGEKQDIETAERHLKTAADDFDNKRAQEVLSKLYTDKNNLTLAKHYLTLLADENHLEAFALLGNIFADEKNYNLAYTNYNHFFEGKTRENAKVDMRKIDEAKMKFNFGKCCIKLGKFDAAEQNLKGSEYLKISDNVIEVAKLYEEADQLKLAIQYYKSALHL from the coding sequence ATGGAAAATATCGAATTTGAAAGTTTCGATAATATCGAAAATGATGATTCAGGGCGATTGTACGAAATGGGGAAAAGCTACTATGACAGTGGTTCTGACATCTTGGCTGAAAAATATTTAAAGGAAGCGGCTAAAAGCGGAAGCAGAAAGGCTTTTCTCATACTTGCGGACATTTATCTTAAATACGACAAACTAAATCTGGCTGAAAAATACTTAAAAAAAATTGCTGATGGTGGAGATTTTGAATTACAGGATAAACTTGGAACAGTTTACAAAAGAAAATCCAACTTTGAATTGGCAGAATACTATTACAAACTGGCAATAAATAACGGGAATCAGAAATCTCAATATAATTTGGGAAAACTGTATTATCAATATAAAAAGAAAAATCTGGCAATAGATTATTTAAAACCTGTTGCCGATGAAAGGGATCAGGAAGCTCAGGTACTGCTTGCCAAAATTTACTATGACAATGGACAGGTTGAGCTAGCTGAGGAATATCTGCATAAAGCCAAAGATAATGGTGAATCATATTACTTGCTTGGAAAACTGTATGGAGAAAAACAGGATATTGAAACTGCTGAAAGACATCTTAAAACAGCAGCAGATGATTTTGACAACAAAAGGGCACAGGAAGTGCTTTCAAAACTTTATACTGATAAAAACAACCTCACTCTTGCAAAACACTATTTAACATTACTTGCAGACGAAAATCATTTGGAAGCCTTTGCATTGCTTGGAAATATATTTGCTGATGAAAAGAACTATAATCTTGCCTACACAAACTATAACCACTTTTTTGAAGGAAAGACACGTGAAAATGCAAAAGTTGATATGAGAAAAATTGACGAAGCAAAAATGAAATTTAATTTTGGAAAATGCTGTATAAAACTTGGAAAATTTGATGCAGCTGAACAAAACTTGAAAGGCAGCGAATATCTGAAAATTTCTGACAATGTAATTGAAGTTGCAAAACTTTATGAAGAAGCAGATCAGTTAAAACTGGCTATCCAATACTATAAATCAGCTTTACATCTGTAA
- a CDS encoding dihydroorotate oxidase, whose amino-acid sequence MATTKTHIGNFEFENCFMNAAGVYCYDRNELEQVTNSQAGTFVTKTATLQSRPGNPEPRYYDTALGSINSMGLPNLGFDYYLEYLLELQKTHPDRTFFFSLVGMSTEDTHTLLKKVQESDFNGITELNLSCPNVPGKPQIAYDLETTEKLLTDIFSYFKKPLGVKLPPYFDIVHFDQAATVFNKFPLTFINCVNSIGNGLVIEDESVVIKPKNGFGGIGGEYIKPTALANVHAFYQRLNPSIKIIGTGGVLTGQDAFEHILCGASMVQIGTTLHKEGPAAFERITNELKAIMDKKGYKTIEDFRGKLKYL is encoded by the coding sequence ATGGCAACTACAAAAACACACATTGGTAATTTTGAATTTGAAAACTGCTTTATGAATGCGGCGGGAGTTTACTGCTACGACAGAAATGAATTGGAACAAGTGACAAATTCACAAGCTGGAACATTTGTTACCAAAACTGCCACATTACAGTCACGTCCCGGAAATCCTGAACCTAGATACTATGATACAGCTTTAGGAAGTATAAATTCAATGGGACTTCCAAATTTGGGATTTGACTACTATTTAGAATATTTATTGGAATTACAGAAAACACATCCTGATAGAACTTTCTTTTTCTCATTAGTTGGAATGTCAACAGAAGACACTCACACATTACTTAAAAAAGTTCAGGAAAGTGATTTTAATGGAATAACAGAACTTAACCTGTCCTGCCCAAATGTGCCAGGAAAACCACAAATTGCCTATGATCTGGAAACTACTGAAAAATTATTAACAGATATTTTTTCATATTTCAAAAAACCACTTGGAGTAAAATTGCCTCCTTACTTCGACATTGTCCACTTCGATCAGGCAGCCACAGTATTCAACAAATTTCCACTAACATTTATAAACTGTGTAAACAGCATTGGAAACGGACTTGTAATTGAAGATGAAAGTGTTGTAATAAAACCTAAAAATGGATTTGGCGGAATTGGGGGAGAATATATAAAACCAACTGCTCTTGCCAATGTTCACGCATTCTATCAAAGATTGAATCCATCTATTAAAATTATTGGAACAGGCGGAGTTCTTACAGGACAGGATGCTTTTGAGCATATTCTATGTGGAGCTAGCATGGTTCAAATTGGTACAACTTTGCACAAGGAAGGGCCTGCTGCTTTTGAGAGAATAACTAACGAATTAAAAGCTATTATGGATAAAAAAGGATACAAAACTATTGAAGATTTTAGAGGAAAATTGAAATATCTATAG
- a CDS encoding NAD-dependent protein deacylase: protein MDKISLLQKIIDESKRIVFFGGAGVSTESGIPDFRSADGVYNLKLDRNFSPEELVSHTMYEKYPEEFYDFYKKHLVYPDAKPNFAHEYLARLEQGGKLTAVITQNIDCLHEMAGSKNVLKLHGTVDSNTCVICRKKYNLEEFLKICETESIPHCAKCGGIIKPDVTLYEEIPDPDTFRKAINEISRADTLIIGGTSLIVYPAASLVQYFQGKNLVLINKSKTEQDDFTDLVIHESIGEVFKKLK from the coding sequence ATGGATAAAATAAGTTTACTTCAAAAAATAATTGATGAAAGCAAAAGAATCGTCTTTTTTGGAGGTGCAGGTGTTTCCACAGAATCTGGCATTCCTGATTTTAGAAGTGCAGACGGAGTCTACAATCTAAAACTTGATAGGAATTTTTCTCCAGAAGAACTTGTTTCCCACACAATGTACGAAAAATATCCAGAAGAATTTTATGACTTTTATAAAAAACATCTTGTTTATCCCGATGCAAAACCCAATTTTGCTCATGAATATTTAGCAAGACTGGAACAAGGTGGAAAATTGACGGCTGTTATTACTCAAAATATCGACTGTCTGCATGAAATGGCTGGGAGTAAAAATGTTTTGAAGCTACATGGAACTGTTGACAGCAATACTTGTGTTATTTGCAGAAAAAAATATAATCTGGAGGAATTTTTGAAAATCTGTGAAACCGAAAGTATCCCTCATTGTGCAAAGTGTGGCGGAATTATAAAACCAGATGTTACTTTATACGAAGAAATACCTGATCCAGATACTTTTAGAAAGGCAATAAACGAAATATCCAGAGCCGATACATTAATTATAGGCGGAACTTCCCTTATCGTGTATCCAGCCGCTTCTCTTGTGCAATATTTTCAAGGAAAAAATCTTGTTTTAATAAATAAATCCAAAACTGAGCAAGACGATTTTACAGATTTGGTTATACATGAAAGTATCGGAGAAGTTTTTAAAAAATTAAAATAA
- a CDS encoding low molecular weight protein-tyrosine-phosphatase — MVKVLFVCLGNICRSPMAEAVFRDMVKKEGLSDKIIIDSAATSPWEHGNPVHHGTKTRLAKEGISVKGMYSRILNNDDLDADYIIGMDESNIENIKLFADGKNKGEIKMLLEYAGEKQEIKDPWFTGDFDTTYDDVVKGCAALLEFIKKNDLNI, encoded by the coding sequence ATGGTAAAAGTATTATTTGTCTGTCTAGGAAATATATGCCGTTCTCCAATGGCAGAGGCAGTCTTTCGAGATATGGTAAAAAAAGAAGGGCTATCTGACAAAATTATTATTGATTCAGCTGCAACAAGTCCTTGGGAACACGGAAATCCAGTTCATCACGGTACCAAAACTAGGCTCGCCAAAGAAGGAATTAGCGTAAAAGGAATGTATTCCAGAATTTTAAATAACGATGATTTGGATGCCGATTATATTATTGGAATGGATGAAAGCAATATAGAAAATATAAAACTTTTCGCAGATGGCAAAAATAAAGGCGAAATAAAAATGCTGCTGGAATATGCAGGAGAAAAACAGGAAATAAAAGATCCGTGGTTTACTGGCGATTTTGATACAACTTATGATGATGTGGTAAAAGGTTGTGCTGCATTGTTAGAATTTATCAAAAAGAATGATTTGAATATTTAA